Proteins found in one Fodinibius saliphilus genomic segment:
- a CDS encoding LytR/AlgR family response regulator transcription factor — protein sequence MENNQTFLTKILAKDSDRQILVGVSKIFWIESSGNYAILHLENTEYIIRSSLKKLLKKLDPQNFIRVHRSSIVNINKVKAIEPWFTGDAHIFLLNGKKIKMSRNYKQALNKFKV from the coding sequence ATGGAGAATAATCAAACCTTTTTAACAAAAATTTTGGCTAAAGATTCAGATCGACAAATCCTTGTGGGAGTATCAAAAATATTTTGGATAGAATCTTCTGGCAATTACGCTATTCTTCATTTGGAAAATACCGAATACATAATCAGATCTTCTTTAAAGAAACTACTGAAAAAGCTTGATCCACAGAATTTTATCAGAGTTCATCGCTCTTCGATTGTTAATATTAACAAAGTTAAAGCAATTGAACCTTGGTTCACAGGAGATGCCCATATTTTTTTATTAAATGGGAAAAAAATTAAAATGAGTCGCAACTACAAACAGGCATTAAATAAGTTTAAGGTCTAA
- a CDS encoding GAF domain-containing SpoIIE family protein phosphatase, with product MDISPVADLVNKSKELSDESDSLRRALDELTMLNDLSLSISGTIDTNKIMDSIIDRAICFIGAEQGNIVLIREKDEGNTEMLVKSTCSSKELSTIGPQENILGWIESNQKPLRVNDPQVNTKYIDKKNKRGLKSILSVPLMVRSQLIGVLSIYNKKNSGSFTKQDEQLLSIIGSQSAQVLENARLNEKEQRLNEIEKEVEVANKIQGQLLPDEAPLLKQYNLLGKNITAKTVGGDYYDFIKLDDHRWVICLGDVSGKGLPASLLMSNLQALIRGELPCHSEIEVLLENVNNKLFQNTSNDKFATLFVGILNLRSHSFTYSNAGHEYPFLIHTDKSFDRLMKGGVPLGVMENQKFESETIKFIPGDKLVIYSDGLIDSRDKRNEEYGEKRLQRLLLKAVRNSSSELIDNIFNDSTKHSQQSNLFDDMTAVVLSRTE from the coding sequence ATGGATATTTCACCTGTAGCAGATTTAGTGAATAAGTCAAAGGAGTTGTCTGATGAAAGTGATAGTCTCCGAAGGGCTCTTGATGAGCTTACCATGTTAAACGATCTGTCACTTTCAATCAGCGGTACTATTGATACCAATAAAATTATGGATTCCATTATAGATAGAGCTATCTGTTTTATTGGTGCCGAGCAAGGGAATATTGTGCTTATTCGAGAAAAGGATGAAGGAAATACTGAAATGTTGGTAAAGAGTACCTGCAGTTCAAAAGAGCTTTCGACTATCGGTCCACAAGAGAATATTTTGGGATGGATCGAGTCAAACCAAAAACCCTTACGGGTAAATGATCCACAGGTAAATACAAAGTATATTGACAAAAAAAATAAAAGAGGTCTCAAATCTATTTTATCAGTTCCATTAATGGTGCGTTCTCAACTGATTGGTGTCTTAAGTATTTATAACAAGAAAAATTCTGGAAGCTTTACAAAACAAGATGAACAGCTGCTTTCGATCATTGGATCCCAATCGGCTCAGGTGTTAGAAAATGCTCGTCTCAATGAAAAGGAGCAGAGGCTAAATGAAATTGAAAAAGAAGTTGAGGTAGCAAATAAAATTCAGGGGCAACTACTACCCGACGAAGCTCCCTTACTAAAACAATACAACTTATTAGGTAAAAACATAACGGCTAAGACTGTTGGTGGAGATTATTATGATTTTATCAAACTGGATGACCATAGATGGGTGATTTGTTTGGGAGATGTAAGTGGAAAAGGACTGCCCGCATCTTTGTTGATGTCTAACTTACAGGCTCTTATTCGTGGTGAACTGCCTTGTCACTCCGAAATAGAAGTACTGCTAGAAAATGTTAACAATAAACTCTTTCAAAATACTAGTAACGATAAGTTTGCTACCCTATTTGTAGGGATCCTTAACCTTCGATCCCATTCCTTCACATACTCAAATGCAGGTCATGAATATCCATTTTTAATCCACACAGATAAAAGTTTTGATCGACTTATGAAAGGAGGGGTTCCGTTGGGGGTTATGGAGAATCAAAAATTTGAAAGTGAAACAATTAAATTTATACCAGGAGATAAGCTAGTCATTTATTCTGATGGATTAATCGACAGTCGTGATAAAAGAAATGAGGAGTATGGTGAAAAACGGTTACAACGATTGCTATTAAAAGCTGTTAGGAATTCATCTTCAGAATTAATTGACAATATTTTCAATGACAGCACCAAACATAGTCAGCAGTCAAACCTGTTTGATGACATGACTGCTGTAGTCCTATCCAGAACCGAGTAA
- a CDS encoding NAD(P)-binding domain-containing protein: protein MNTQAPVAIIGAGPVGLAAAAHLIERGKQPIIFEAGNEIGYSIKQWQHVQLFSPWEFNVDKASKRLLQKEGWEMPPEDQLPTGKELREEYLLPLASLPTMQSQIKLNAEVTAVSKKNWDKVKDYDREKYPYVLKVKLAKDQEYIIEAKSVIDASGTWFNPNPIGSSGIPAPGEKHNQGYIAYGIPDVKERLKKEYQNKSVTVVGSGHSAMQVVLDLLKLQESHPETKIHWIMRSTNLDKVFGGGEDDQLEARGELGIRARKAIENDQIKLHTPFLLQRIEEIEDHPHNLRITGDQNGSQKYFTTDRIVGTTGFRPDLNMIREVRTNIDPGIESVGDLAPLIDPNIHSCGTVHPHGINELKHPDENFFITGIKSYGRAPNFLLATGYEQVRSIAAYLTGDYEAANSIELNLPDTGVCSTDFILDTEKNGNSENSTNTGCCGTNKQETQQENDCSC, encoded by the coding sequence ATGAATACACAAGCTCCTGTAGCAATTATTGGTGCTGGCCCAGTTGGGCTGGCGGCAGCAGCTCACCTGATCGAACGAGGAAAGCAACCTATTATATTTGAGGCAGGCAATGAAATTGGATACTCCATTAAACAATGGCAACATGTTCAACTTTTTTCTCCATGGGAATTTAATGTCGATAAAGCATCAAAAAGACTACTCCAAAAAGAAGGATGGGAGATGCCCCCCGAAGATCAACTGCCAACGGGGAAAGAACTTCGCGAAGAGTATTTGCTACCCTTGGCTTCATTACCCACCATGCAATCCCAAATTAAACTAAATGCAGAAGTAACAGCCGTAAGCAAAAAAAACTGGGATAAAGTAAAAGATTACGACCGAGAAAAATATCCATATGTACTCAAGGTGAAACTAGCTAAGGATCAAGAATATATAATTGAAGCGAAGTCTGTAATTGATGCATCCGGAACTTGGTTTAATCCTAACCCTATAGGGTCCAGTGGTATTCCAGCACCTGGTGAAAAACATAACCAAGGATATATTGCATATGGTATCCCAGATGTTAAGGAGCGACTAAAGAAGGAGTATCAAAATAAGTCGGTCACTGTAGTAGGAAGTGGGCACTCTGCCATGCAGGTCGTACTGGATCTTCTGAAATTGCAAGAATCTCATCCTGAGACAAAAATACATTGGATTATGCGATCAACAAACTTAGATAAGGTTTTTGGGGGCGGTGAAGACGACCAACTTGAAGCTCGTGGAGAGCTAGGTATCCGAGCTCGAAAAGCGATAGAGAACGATCAGATCAAATTGCATACTCCTTTTCTCCTTCAACGGATTGAGGAGATAGAAGATCATCCACATAATCTTAGGATAACAGGAGATCAAAATGGCAGTCAAAAATACTTTACCACTGATCGCATTGTCGGGACCACTGGCTTTCGGCCAGATCTTAATATGATCCGTGAGGTACGAACCAATATCGATCCCGGCATTGAATCAGTGGGAGATCTTGCTCCTCTAATTGATCCTAATATCCATAGTTGTGGTACTGTTCATCCTCACGGGATAAATGAGCTCAAACATCCAGATGAAAACTTTTTTATAACTGGTATCAAAAGTTATGGACGGGCGCCTAACTTTTTGCTGGCAACTGGTTACGAACAAGTACGGTCTATTGCAGCTTATTTGACAGGTGACTACGAAGCAGCCAATTCCATTGAGTTAAATCTGCCGGATACCGGTGTCTGTTCAACTGATTTTATCCTGGATACCGAAAAAAACGGCAACTCTGAGAATAGCACAAATACTGGATGTTGTGGAACCAATAAACAAGAAACTCAACAAGAAAACGACTGCTCTTGTTAA
- a CDS encoding MFS transporter, whose translation MEPINKKLNKKTTALVKKMISKIKSLLKTTNKKQIRLVIYLSITQLIGWGTLYYAFSLFVDPLHTTYGWTKSEINTALTLGFITWAASAPFIGTALDSFGGRKVMSFGSLLGAISLLVWAQSSSLFMLYGAWILMGVAMASALYKPAFYVLTMRFPESYKKVITWLTLAGGFASTIFIPAIEFAINTIGWHYSLISMAACNLFIAVPIHFLKLPSKDSYKKQRTPNKKLLDFQLFKEDDFKVQTFWGLNLWFVILNSITTGITFLLIPLLSEVGTDQSIIIFSFSMIGPMQVVGRFIMMWFDKNLHALKVGTIVTLLAPLGIAFAAIFPKSLIALLLFAIFFGTSKGIMTIIKGTIVAEQMDFSVYARTNGWLALFSKIAKAVTPTAMAGLWALTGDPILTLGVIGLLGIIAPLGIWLVKKDNN comes from the coding sequence GTGGAACCAATAAACAAGAAACTCAACAAGAAAACGACTGCTCTTGTTAAGAAGATGATAAGTAAAATTAAATCACTACTTAAGACAACAAATAAAAAACAAATTCGGCTCGTAATATACCTGTCAATTACCCAGCTAATTGGCTGGGGAACCTTATATTATGCTTTCTCTCTTTTTGTGGATCCATTACATACTACCTACGGATGGACTAAATCTGAGATCAATACTGCATTGACGTTAGGATTTATTACTTGGGCTGCTTCAGCTCCATTTATAGGTACTGCTCTTGACAGTTTTGGAGGCAGGAAAGTAATGAGCTTTGGGTCTTTACTTGGTGCAATTTCATTACTAGTATGGGCTCAAAGCTCCTCCCTTTTTATGCTTTATGGAGCTTGGATACTGATGGGGGTGGCTATGGCGTCAGCTCTCTATAAGCCTGCTTTTTATGTTTTGACAATGAGGTTTCCAGAGTCGTACAAAAAAGTAATCACTTGGTTGACACTTGCTGGTGGTTTTGCCAGCACCATTTTTATACCAGCAATAGAATTTGCTATCAATACTATTGGTTGGCACTATTCTCTGATAAGCATGGCAGCCTGTAACTTATTTATAGCAGTACCCATTCATTTTTTAAAATTGCCTAGTAAAGACTCTTATAAAAAGCAAAGGACACCAAACAAAAAATTGCTTGATTTTCAGTTGTTCAAAGAGGACGATTTCAAAGTCCAAACATTTTGGGGCCTCAATCTTTGGTTTGTTATTCTGAATAGCATAACTACAGGAATCACCTTTTTACTTATACCCTTGCTGTCTGAAGTTGGAACTGACCAAAGTATCATCATTTTCAGCTTTTCAATGATTGGACCAATGCAAGTTGTAGGCAGATTCATAATGATGTGGTTTGATAAAAATCTACATGCTCTTAAAGTGGGAACGATCGTTACTTTGCTTGCACCTTTAGGTATTGCGTTTGCTGCCATTTTCCCCAAAAGTCTCATTGCTTTACTTTTATTCGCAATATTTTTCGGAACCTCTAAGGGTATTATGACAATTATTAAAGGAACAATCGTGGCGGAACAAATGGACTTTTCAGTCTATGCTCGCACAAATGGATGGCTTGCTCTATTTTCTAAAATAGCAAAGGCCGTAACTCCTACAGCAATGGCTGGATTATGGGCATTGACCGGTGACCCAATTTTAACACTTGGTGTAATTGGATTACTTGGAATTATTGCACCGCTGGGAATTTGGCTTGTAAAAAAAGATAATAACTAA
- a CDS encoding sigma-70 family RNA polymerase sigma factor has translation MTEELYKKYSEEVRYYLLDQVGKREVAKDLTQDTFNKVLSNKEKLKNVDNHEAWVFRIAQNTLIDYTRKKKEDSLIDSEIIDSTDFHEQVSDIELISDCLYELIEEYSQEQQDILLDVFTKSLTQKEAANYLDLPYSTFKSRVQKARSVILAEFRKRCCQLKYNQHGEIIGCESAK, from the coding sequence ATGACTGAGGAACTATACAAAAAGTACTCTGAAGAAGTTCGTTACTACCTGTTGGATCAGGTGGGAAAAAGGGAAGTGGCCAAAGACCTGACACAGGACACATTCAATAAAGTTTTAAGTAATAAAGAAAAGTTAAAAAATGTAGACAATCATGAGGCTTGGGTCTTCAGAATAGCTCAAAATACGCTTATTGATTATACTCGAAAGAAAAAAGAAGATTCGCTTATTGATTCAGAAATTATCGATTCTACTGATTTCCACGAGCAGGTTTCTGATATAGAATTAATTTCGGACTGTTTGTATGAGCTAATTGAAGAATACAGTCAAGAGCAACAAGATATTTTGCTTGATGTTTTTACAAAATCCCTTACTCAAAAAGAGGCAGCTAATTACCTCGACTTGCCTTACAGTACCTTCAAATCGAGGGTGCAGAAGGCACGTAGTGTTATTTTAGCTGAGTTTCGAAAGCGTTGCTGCCAGCTAAAATACAATCAGCATGGAGAGATCATTGGTTGTGAATCAGCTAAGTAG
- the arsN2 gene encoding arsenic resistance N-acetyltransferase ArsN2, giving the protein MLPNKLDITKAQKKDLENVKQLLRKCQLPSSDLTKHHMDHFFLLKSGNKIHGSVGLEIFEPYGLLRSLAIKKEMREQGYGKLLVNQIENYGHEQDIKRIYLLTTTAQNFFKKNDYRNINRNRIPQNVKKSKEFSSLCPESAASMVKYFNK; this is encoded by the coding sequence ATGTTACCCAATAAACTAGATATTACTAAAGCCCAGAAAAAAGACTTGGAAAATGTTAAGCAACTACTTAGAAAATGCCAGCTACCGAGTAGTGATCTTACTAAACATCATATGGATCATTTCTTTTTGCTTAAGTCTGGAAATAAGATTCATGGAAGTGTAGGCCTAGAGATTTTCGAACCTTACGGGCTACTTCGATCATTGGCTATAAAGAAAGAAATGCGAGAGCAGGGTTATGGAAAACTATTGGTAAACCAAATAGAAAACTATGGCCACGAACAAGATATAAAACGAATTTACTTGCTTACCACTACTGCCCAAAACTTTTTCAAAAAGAATGATTATAGGAATATAAACCGGAATCGCATCCCTCAAAATGTAAAAAAGAGCAAAGAGTTTTCTTCTCTTTGCCCAGAATCAGCTGCTTCAATGGTCAAATACTTTAATAAATAA
- a CDS encoding thioredoxin family protein — translation MCIDIKILKSSCCKTTDSIITDQLEAASTNTGTNFDLEILSDLQETMKYGAINFPSLVVNGEVYDYADFNTVQDLELILKKHSNI, via the coding sequence ATGTGCATTGATATAAAAATTCTAAAATCATCTTGCTGTAAAACAACTGACTCTATTATCACAGATCAACTAGAGGCTGCCTCGACTAACACAGGTACCAATTTTGATCTCGAAATCCTTTCTGACTTACAGGAAACCATGAAATATGGAGCAATAAATTTTCCCTCTCTTGTGGTAAATGGAGAGGTGTATGACTATGCAGATTTCAACACCGTACAGGATTTAGAACTCATCCTTAAAAAACATTCTAACATATAA
- a CDS encoding permease, which yields METFFDQFISLADYLVYDAINISRELWYAEALHFFIANFSKIFVLLVIAIYIMNLITDYLSYERIGAYLEKNKQLGTGNILASSLGVVSPFCSCSSVPLFVSMMQGRVPLGISLSFLITSPLVNEVAIAVFWATYGWKVTFIYVASGIILGVIGGITLEKLGYEKHVADWIKDLNYKETTVQQESRTFRERLTDIHQEASTTIIKLVPYIFVGMVAGSLIHGYVPRSFFQHYMPENSLFAVPLSVIMAIPLYLDAVSVLPVIESLIGKGVPMGTAIAFMMGAIGLSLPEALLLKKVMKKKLLIAFFTTIGIGMVISGYFFNMIF from the coding sequence ATGGAAACGTTTTTTGATCAGTTTATCTCACTGGCGGACTATTTAGTTTATGATGCGATAAATATATCCCGGGAGCTATGGTATGCTGAAGCGCTACACTTCTTCATTGCCAATTTTTCTAAAATTTTTGTACTCCTGGTCATTGCCATCTACATAATGAATCTCATCACTGATTACTTATCATATGAACGAATTGGTGCCTATTTAGAAAAGAATAAACAATTAGGCACAGGAAATATTCTCGCATCCTCCCTGGGTGTTGTAAGCCCCTTCTGCTCCTGTTCTTCGGTCCCCTTATTTGTGAGCATGATGCAGGGCAGAGTCCCCTTGGGCATCTCGTTATCATTTTTGATTACTTCTCCCTTAGTAAACGAAGTGGCCATTGCAGTATTTTGGGCAACTTATGGTTGGAAAGTTACATTTATATATGTGGCTTCGGGAATTATTCTCGGCGTAATTGGAGGAATAACCCTAGAAAAACTGGGATATGAAAAACATGTAGCCGATTGGATTAAGGACCTAAACTATAAGGAAACAACAGTTCAACAAGAATCCAGGACCTTTCGAGAGCGCCTTACAGATATTCACCAGGAGGCCTCAACTACCATTATTAAATTAGTACCATATATTTTCGTTGGCATGGTTGCCGGTTCTTTAATTCATGGATATGTTCCCCGGTCATTTTTCCAGCACTACATGCCCGAAAACAGCCTATTTGCTGTCCCCTTGTCAGTCATTATGGCTATCCCACTCTATCTTGATGCAGTGAGTGTTCTGCCCGTTATTGAATCCTTAATTGGTAAAGGAGTACCTATGGGAACAGCAATTGCCTTTATGATGGGAGCTATTGGGTTATCCCTGCCAGAAGCACTACTGTTAAAGAAAGTGATGAAAAAGAAACTACTCATTGCATTCTTTACAACAATCGGCATAGGCATGGTTATATCCGGATACTTCTTTAACATGATATTTTAA
- a CDS encoding sigma-70 family RNA polymerase sigma factor, producing MTEQLWMQYSDPICNYFKKRTGDRALSCDLMQDTFTKIVDHRKQLDDIDNPKGWIYRIARNLLIDYRRKMKETSISDDNLAALTMDVENTDSNVNDIAECLHQLINEYEGSDQKILSHVFKKSITQKEMAQYLEIPYSTFKSRVQKARKEIIDEFNKRCCKLRYDNNDRIIGCAPTN from the coding sequence ATGACTGAGCAACTATGGATGCAATATTCCGATCCGATATGCAACTACTTTAAAAAAAGAACGGGTGATCGAGCACTTTCCTGTGACCTAATGCAAGACACCTTTACTAAGATTGTGGATCACAGGAAGCAGCTGGATGATATTGATAACCCCAAAGGGTGGATCTATCGCATAGCGCGAAACCTGCTTATTGATTACAGGCGAAAGATGAAAGAAACTTCAATATCTGATGACAATTTAGCTGCCTTAACTATGGATGTGGAAAATACGGATTCTAATGTCAATGATATTGCAGAATGCTTGCATCAACTTATTAACGAGTATGAAGGTAGTGACCAAAAGATCTTATCTCATGTATTTAAAAAATCAATAACTCAAAAAGAAATGGCTCAATACCTAGAAATACCATACAGCACATTTAAATCACGAGTTCAAAAAGCCAGAAAAGAAATCATTGATGAATTCAACAAGCGTTGCTGTAAATTAAGGTATGATAATAACGATCGTATTATTGGTTGTGCTCCAACCAACTAA
- a CDS encoding SOS response-associated peptidase, translating to MCGRYTLIESDAEIETWFDATMEEGEQYGPNYNVAPTHSMPVVGQNREGQRTIQHFRWGLLPFWAKEKKMSYSMINARAESVDTKKSYKRSFEKYRCLIPASGFYEWKGEKGNKTPYYIHPTHEPMFAFAGIYNVWESPEGENIPTYSIITTDANKKMKALHERMPAMLLKEEWTEWLNPNNHNTKALKDLLTPFPDDGIDYYQVSKAVNSVKNNSEELIEPASR from the coding sequence ATGTGCGGACGATATACGCTTATTGAAAGCGATGCAGAAATTGAAACGTGGTTTGATGCGACCATGGAAGAGGGAGAGCAGTACGGGCCAAACTATAACGTAGCCCCGACTCATAGCATGCCGGTGGTGGGGCAGAACCGAGAGGGCCAACGTACCATCCAGCATTTCCGCTGGGGACTGTTGCCGTTCTGGGCAAAGGAAAAGAAAATGAGCTACAGCATGATCAACGCCCGGGCGGAATCAGTCGACACCAAGAAATCTTACAAGCGTTCATTCGAAAAATACCGGTGCCTGATTCCAGCCAGCGGATTCTACGAATGGAAGGGCGAAAAAGGCAACAAAACGCCCTACTATATTCACCCGACCCATGAACCGATGTTTGCATTTGCGGGCATCTACAACGTGTGGGAATCTCCCGAAGGAGAGAACATACCGACCTATAGTATTATCACAACCGACGCAAATAAAAAAATGAAGGCTCTGCACGAACGTATGCCGGCTATGCTCCTAAAGGAGGAGTGGACGGAATGGCTGAATCCTAATAACCATAACACCAAGGCCCTGAAAGACTTGCTTACTCCTTTTCCCGATGATGGAATCGATTATTACCAAG